A stretch of the Streptomyces sp. NBC_01428 genome encodes the following:
- a CDS encoding DUF6314 family protein — translation MGEFWPVRDALAYLAGNWQVRRTVRDLAGDGEGRFTGATHFGPLQDGDVRLSEAEPSSPESGGPLRGRGLLHHETGTFVWQGVARPAERTLRFLPGAEPGTALVRFSDGRPFHDLDLATGRYVADHPCSADLYRGEFTVGDEDHWRTVWRVRGPAKDLVLTTDYTRDRTAP, via the coding sequence ATGGGCGAGTTCTGGCCGGTGCGGGACGCGCTGGCGTATCTGGCCGGGAACTGGCAGGTGCGGCGCACGGTCCGGGACCTCGCGGGAGACGGCGAGGGACGGTTCACCGGTGCCACGCACTTCGGGCCCCTCCAGGACGGCGACGTGCGGCTTTCCGAAGCGGAGCCGTCGTCTCCGGAGAGCGGGGGGCCGCTCCGGGGCCGCGGACTGCTGCATCACGAGACCGGCACGTTCGTGTGGCAGGGCGTCGCCCGGCCCGCCGAGCGGACCCTGCGGTTCCTGCCGGGCGCGGAACCGGGCACCGCTCTCGTACGGTTCTCCGACGGCCGTCCGTTCCACGACCTGGACCTCGCGACCGGGCGGTACGTCGCCGACCATCCCTGCTCGGCGGACCTGTACCGCGGGGAGTTCACGGTCGGGGACGAGGACCACTGGCGGACCGTGTGGCGCGTCCGGGGGCCGGCGAAGGATCTCGTGCTCACCACCGACTACACACGCGACCGCACCGCCCCGTAA
- a CDS encoding aminotransferase-like domain-containing protein, with translation MQERSSVGDLANRLRQELNRYSPGGKLPSSRALVDRYRVSPVTVTRALAQLAAEGLVVTRPGAGAFRAEHRTTARPGGDTSWQEVTLSADAAAEPVPRTVDASGVLASLAAPPPGVVEFNGGYLHPSLQPERAMGAALSRAGRRPGAWSRPPMEGLPELREWFARGIGGAVGAAEVLVTAGGQSGLTTALRALAPPGAPVLVESPTYPGMLAIARAAGLRPVPVPVDSDGVKPELLADAFRATGARVFVCQPLFQNPTGAVLAPARRGEVLRIARDAGAFVIEDDFVRRLVHTDAGPLPRPLAAEDQDGVVVHVGSLTKATSPSFRVSALAARGPVLERLRAIQVVDTFFVPRPLQEAALELVGSPAWPRHLRTVSAELKARRDAMTAALRLRLPELALPHVPFGGYHLWVRLPDGTDESALVAAALRADVAVAPGRPYFSAEPPAAHLRLSFAAVAGTEEIAEGVRRLRTAYDEVRT, from the coding sequence ATGCAAGAGCGTAGCAGCGTAGGAGATCTGGCGAACAGGCTGCGACAGGAACTGAACCGCTACTCACCCGGAGGAAAGCTGCCGTCGAGCCGAGCGCTCGTTGACCGCTACCGTGTGAGCCCGGTGACCGTGACCCGGGCGCTCGCCCAGCTGGCCGCCGAGGGGCTCGTGGTCACCCGGCCCGGAGCGGGCGCCTTCCGCGCGGAGCACCGGACCACCGCCCGCCCCGGTGGGGACACCTCCTGGCAGGAGGTGACGCTCAGCGCGGACGCCGCCGCGGAACCCGTCCCCCGCACCGTCGACGCGTCCGGCGTCCTCGCCTCGCTGGCCGCCCCGCCGCCCGGTGTCGTCGAGTTCAACGGCGGCTACCTCCACCCCTCGCTCCAGCCCGAGCGGGCCATGGGCGCCGCCCTCTCCCGGGCGGGACGGCGCCCCGGCGCGTGGTCCCGGCCGCCCATGGAGGGACTGCCGGAACTGCGCGAGTGGTTCGCGCGGGGGATCGGCGGAGCGGTCGGCGCGGCCGAGGTGCTCGTCACGGCGGGCGGCCAGTCCGGCCTGACGACCGCGCTGCGCGCGCTCGCGCCGCCCGGCGCCCCCGTCCTGGTCGAGTCACCCACGTATCCGGGCATGCTGGCGATCGCGCGGGCCGCGGGCCTGCGTCCCGTGCCGGTGCCGGTGGATTCCGACGGGGTGAAACCCGAGCTGCTCGCCGACGCCTTCCGGGCCACCGGGGCCCGGGTCTTCGTCTGCCAGCCGTTGTTCCAGAACCCGACCGGCGCCGTGCTCGCCCCCGCGCGCCGCGGCGAGGTGCTGCGCATCGCCCGGGACGCCGGAGCCTTCGTGATCGAGGACGACTTCGTCCGCCGGCTGGTGCACACGGACGCGGGCCCGCTGCCACGTCCGCTCGCCGCCGAGGACCAGGACGGTGTCGTCGTGCACGTGGGTTCCCTGACCAAGGCGACCTCCCCGAGCTTCCGGGTGAGCGCGCTGGCCGCACGCGGCCCGGTGCTCGAACGGCTCCGCGCCATCCAGGTCGTCGACACCTTCTTCGTGCCCCGCCCGCTCCAGGAAGCCGCGCTCGAACTCGTCGGTTCGCCCGCCTGGCCGCGCCATCTGCGCACCGTTTCGGCCGAGTTGAAGGCGCGACGCGACGCCATGACCGCCGCGCTGCGCCTGCGCCTGCCCGAACTCGCCCTGCCCCACGTCCCGTTCGGCGGCTACCACCTGTGGGTCCGGCTGCCCGACGGTACCGACGAGTCCGCGCTGGTCGCCGCCGCACTCCGGGCCGACGTGGCCGTCGCTCCCGGCCGCCCCTACTTCAGCGCCGAACCCCCCGCCGCGCACCTCCGGTTGAGCTTCGCGGCGGTGGCCGGAACGGAGGAGATCGCGGAAGGGGTGCGCCGGCTGAGGACGGCGTACGACGAGGTCCGGACCTGA
- a CDS encoding EamA family transporter → MRAESSAIEAGGIAVSGDTGPGATATAPGSTSVAGAHRHRGGTPAEAAHAPADGTTDAAPCRQGTSSANVGHGAEGAGPGSGARASGPSRTDRRAGTLQAALGVTAFSLTFPATAWGLEGFGPWSLVAVRCVLAAVIAGGALLALRVPVPARRHLAGLAVVAAGVVVGFPLLTTLALRTSTTAHAAVVVGLLPLTTALFSALRTGARPSRMFWLAACTGAAAVIAFTVQQSGGALTGADAYLFCALLICAAGYTEGGRLARLMPGWQVIGWALVLCLPLSVPGALIALSYEPVHLTAHSVTGVLWVAAGSQFLGLVVWYRGMAAIGVPKASQLQLAQPLLTLVWSVLLLGERLTPAAPLTAAAVLVCIALTQRARG, encoded by the coding sequence ATGAGAGCAGAGAGTAGCGCTATCGAGGCCGGCGGGATAGCGGTCAGCGGCGACACCGGGCCGGGGGCGACAGCGACGGCCCCGGGATCCACCTCCGTCGCGGGTGCACACCGGCACCGGGGCGGGACGCCCGCCGAAGCAGCGCATGCGCCGGCCGACGGGACCACCGACGCCGCACCGTGCAGGCAAGGGACCAGTTCCGCAAACGTCGGACACGGAGCCGAGGGCGCCGGGCCCGGCTCAGGAGCCCGCGCGTCGGGCCCCTCCCGGACGGACCGCCGCGCCGGCACCCTGCAGGCGGCCCTCGGCGTCACCGCTTTCTCCCTCACCTTCCCCGCCACGGCCTGGGGCCTGGAGGGCTTCGGCCCCTGGTCGCTGGTGGCCGTGCGCTGCGTCCTCGCCGCGGTCATCGCCGGCGGCGCTCTCCTCGCGCTGCGGGTACCCGTCCCGGCACGTCGGCATCTGGCGGGTCTGGCCGTCGTCGCCGCCGGTGTCGTCGTCGGCTTCCCGCTGCTGACGACGCTCGCGCTGCGGACCTCGACCACCGCGCACGCGGCGGTGGTCGTCGGACTGCTGCCGCTGACGACGGCGCTCTTCTCGGCGCTGCGCACCGGCGCCCGCCCGTCCCGGATGTTCTGGCTGGCGGCCTGCACGGGCGCGGCCGCCGTCATCGCGTTCACCGTGCAGCAGAGCGGAGGGGCCCTGACCGGGGCGGACGCCTATCTATTCTGCGCCCTGCTGATCTGCGCGGCGGGCTACACGGAGGGGGGCAGGCTCGCCCGGCTGATGCCGGGCTGGCAGGTCATCGGCTGGGCCCTCGTCCTGTGTCTGCCGCTGAGCGTCCCGGGCGCGCTGATCGCGCTGTCGTACGAGCCGGTGCACCTCACCGCGCACAGCGTGACCGGGGTGCTCTGGGTCGCGGCCGGTTCGCAGTTCCTCGGCCTGGTCGTCTGGTACCGGGGGATGGCGGCGATCGGCGTCCCCAAGGCGAGCCAGCTGCAGCTCGCCCAGCCGCTGCTGACGTTGGTGTGGTCCGTGCTGCTGCTGGGCGAGCGGCTGACACCCGCGGCTCCGCTGACGGCGGCCGCCGTCCTCGTCTGCATCGCGCTCACCCAGCGGGCGCGCGGCTGA
- a CDS encoding histidine phosphatase family protein, with amino-acid sequence MHLRVTFVAAARSSSLLAERFEDDRPLDQAGWEEVLRAANELTPLAAAELRYCSPTPRSRATGDALGYAPLVQLALRDCDMGRWRGFTLGEAMAREPEAVDAWLADPRSTPHGGESLLSFIGRVGSWLDTRPADDGGSIVAVAEPAVVRAALVYALKAPPSTYWNIDVRPLSAISVTGRAGRWSLRFDGSSTQPTRT; translated from the coding sequence ATGCATCTTCGGGTCACGTTCGTCGCCGCCGCGCGCAGCTCCTCGCTGCTGGCGGAACGCTTCGAGGACGACCGGCCGCTGGACCAGGCCGGCTGGGAAGAAGTGCTGCGGGCCGCCAACGAGCTGACACCCCTGGCGGCGGCCGAGTTGCGCTACTGCTCGCCGACCCCCCGCAGCAGGGCGACCGGTGACGCGCTCGGCTACGCGCCCCTGGTCCAGCTCGCCCTGCGCGACTGCGACATGGGCCGGTGGCGGGGTTTCACGCTGGGGGAGGCGATGGCCCGTGAGCCCGAGGCGGTGGACGCCTGGCTGGCCGACCCGCGCTCGACGCCCCACGGCGGGGAGTCCCTGCTGTCCTTCATCGGCCGGGTCGGTTCCTGGCTCGACACCCGTCCCGCCGACGACGGGGGCAGCATCGTCGCGGTCGCCGAACCGGCCGTGGTGCGCGCCGCGCTGGTCTACGCCCTGAAGGCGCCGCCCTCGACCTACTGGAACATCGACGTCCGGCCGCTGTCGGCGATCTCCGTGACGGGCCGGGCGGGCCGCTGGAGCCTGCGCTTCGACGGCTCCTCCACCCAGCCCACGCGCACCTAG
- a CDS encoding carboxymuconolactone decarboxylase family protein → MSDTTKNPASTTREERFEHGLKILDQVDGEAGHRVVDALSDINPELGHQIIAWAFGDIYDRPGLAARDRQLVTLGMLTALGGCETQLEVHVNASLNVGLSPDQIVEALLHSAVYCGIPKAMNASLVAKKVFGERGLLPVGGRAETGTAAA, encoded by the coding sequence ATGAGCGACACGACGAAGAACCCCGCCTCCACCACGCGCGAGGAGCGGTTCGAGCACGGCCTGAAGATCCTGGACCAGGTCGACGGCGAGGCCGGCCACCGGGTCGTCGACGCACTGTCCGACATCAACCCCGAACTGGGGCACCAGATCATCGCCTGGGCCTTCGGGGACATCTACGACCGGCCCGGACTCGCCGCGCGCGACCGGCAGTTGGTGACCCTCGGCATGCTCACCGCGCTCGGCGGCTGCGAGACCCAGCTGGAGGTGCACGTCAACGCGTCGCTGAACGTCGGCCTGTCCCCGGACCAGATCGTCGAGGCGCTCCTGCACTCGGCCGTCTACTGCGGCATCCCGAAGGCGATGAACGCGAGCCTGGTCGCGAAGAAGGTCTTCGGCGAGCGCGGGCTGCTCCCGGTCGGCGGGCGGGCCGAAACCGGCACCGCCGCCGCCTGA